A genome region from Punica granatum isolate Tunisia-2019 unplaced genomic scaffold, ASM765513v2 Contig00624, whole genome shotgun sequence includes the following:
- the LOC116191458 gene encoding pathogenesis-related protein PRMS-like, whose protein sequence is MQEFLQGHNAAREAVGVPPLSWDTKLATYARVYLNQRRTDCKLIHSPGYAFGENLFWGQGRRWSAKDATATWVAEKQWYHHATNTCTGQECSHYTQIVWRMTHQESRRHPASHMEEAPGVAYARAYSNKRKGDCKLIHSHNTLYGENLYWGSRVWYWSVKDAVDDRVPEKQWYSYDRRDKCAGTIGR, encoded by the exons ATGCAGGAATTTCTCCAAGGCCACAATGCTGCCAGGGAAGCAGTCGGAGTCCCGCCCCTATCATGGGACACGAAGCTGGCCACTTACGCCCGGGTTTATTTGAACCAAAGACGCACAGACTGCAAGCTCATCCACTCTCCTGGCTATGCGTTTGGAGAGAACTTGTTCTGGGGCCAGGGCAGGCGGTGGAGTGCGAAGGATGCCACAGCTACCTGGGTCGCAGAAAAGCAATGGTACCATCACGCCACGAACACCTGCACGGGACAAGAGTGCTCGCACTACACTCAGATTGTGTGGCGCATGACCCA CCAGGAGAGCCGTCGGCATCCTGCCTCTCACATGGAAGAAGCCCCTGGGGTGGCTTATGCCCGAGCATACTCGAATAAGAGGAAAGGTGACTGTAAGCTCATTCACTCACACAACACTCTGTATGGAGAGAACTTGTACTGGGGGTCCAGGGTCTGGTACTGGAGTGTCAAAGATGCCGTAGATGATAGGGTGCCGGAGAAACAGTGGTACAGTTACGATCGCCGGGACAAATGTGCTGGCACTATTGGCAGGTAG
- the LOC116191459 gene encoding oligosaccharyltransferase complex subunit ostc-like codes for MAPKPETQASPSSASDPLSSAAGAAGLIDPVFHILSILPYSFLRPPRLRLKLPTLTLPSPMTVYALILLTYFMVVSGIVYDVIVEPPGIGSSQDPVTGSVRPVVFLPGRVNGQYIIEGLSSGFMFVIGGIGIVFMDMALDKNRAKSVKSSYATAGVLSVVLAYVMIMLFLRIKIPAYLR; via the exons ATGGCACCAAAACCGGAGACCCAGGCCTCGCCCTCCTCCGCCTCAGATCCGCTGTCATCCGCCGCCGGAGCAGCCGGCTTAATCGACCCCGTCTTCCACATCCTCAGTATCCTCCCCTACAGCTTCCTCCGCCCGCCCCGCCTCCGCCTCAAGCTCCCAACCCTAACCCTCCCTTCCCCCATGACCGTCTACGCCCTCATCCTCCTCACCTACTTCATGGTCGTCTCCGGAATCGTCTACGACGTCATCGTCGAGCCCCCGGGGATCGGGTCCTCCCAGGATCCCGTCACAGGATCCGTCCGCCCGGTCGTGTTCCTGCCCGGCAGAGTCAACGGGCAGTACATCATTGAAG GTCTCTCGTCCGGGTTCATGTTTGTAATCGGTGGGATAGGAATCGTCTTTATGGATATGGCTCTGGACAAGAACCGGGCAAAGAGTGTGAAGTCCTCATATGCTACTGCTGGGGTTCTTTCTGTTGTTCTTGCTTATGTGATGATTATGCTCTTCCTTCGCATCAAAATCCCAGCATATCTTAGGTGA
- the LOC116191457 gene encoding plant intracellular Ras-group-related LRR protein 6-like, with product MYEQPQLVRMDSRKKVMMERRRSSSMREQERPETVDLSGRNLESLVPSPSLNLRIIYKLDLSNNNLQMIPESLIARMLNLVVLDLHSNQLRALPNSIGCLSKLKVLNLAGNNLELLPKTIENCRSLEELNVNFNQLVKLPNTIGFELINLKKLIVGSNKLVRLPLSTGHLTSLRHLDVSLNWLQALPEDLENLTDLQVLNVSQNFHHLTSLPYSIGLLLSLVELNASYNNIRALPDSMGCLGKLRKLRIEGNPLVSPPMEVVRQGVEEVKMYLSEKMNNNHISPRKKTNKKTWIRKLVRYGTFNSRCTTPHANDEERKGSKMLDGSRSVSYISSMNMAAFSPWRLFSPKHRSAK from the exons ATGTATGAGCAGCCACAGCTGGTGAGGATGGACTCTAGGAAGAAGGTGATGATGGAGAGGAGAAGATCATCTTCCATGAGGGAACAAGAGAGGCCTGAGACTGTCGACTTGAGTGGGAGGAATTTGGAGTCTCTTGTCCCAAGCCCTTCCTTGAACTTGAGGATCATCTACAAACTAGATCTCTCCAACAACAATCTTCAA ATGATACCGGAGTCCTTGATTGCGAGGATGCTTAACTTGGTGGTTCTAGACCTGCACTCGAATCAGCTGAGAGCCCTCCCCAACTCGATCGGTTGTCTCTCAAAGCTCAAAGTCTTGAATTTGGCTGGAAACAATCTGGAATTGCTCCCAAAGACCATAGAGAATTGCAG ATCCCTGGAAGAGCTAAATGTCAACTTCAACCAGTTGGTCAAGCTTCCCAACACTATCGGTTTCGAGCTCATCAACCTCAAAAAACTAATAGTCGGCTCCAACAAGCTCGTGCGTCTGCCTCTGTCCACTGGCCATCTAACCTCTCTACGCCACCTTGATGTCAGTTTGAACTGGCTACAGGCGCTTCCAGAGGACCTTGAGAATCTGACGGACCTCCAAGTCCTAAATGTGAGCCAGAACTTCCACCACCTCACATCCCTGCCCTACTCAATCGGCCTCCTCCTCTCCTTAGTCGAGCTCAACGCCAGTTACAACAACATCAGGGCACTGCCAGACTCCATGGGATGCCTCGGGAAGCTCCGGAAGCTTAGGATTGAAGGGAACCCCCTCGTCTCGCCACCCATGGAGGTGGTGCGGCAAGGCGTGGAGGAGGTGAAGATGTACTTGAGCGAGAAGATGAATAATAACCACATAAGTCCGAGGAAGAAGACGAACAAGAAGACCTGGATCAGGAAGTTGGTGAGGTATGGAACCTTCAACTCAAGATGTACTACTCCACATGCAAATGATGAAGAGAGGAAAGGATCCAAAATGCTCGATGGTTCTCGTTCTGTAAGTTACATCTCATCGATGAACATGGCAGCTTTCTCCCCGTGGCGGCTCTTCTCGCCAAAACATCGTTCCGCCAAATGA